The Chloroflexota bacterium genome segment ACACCCCGGCTTCGACCCATTCTTGAAAGCGAAGGTGGGCCGTTGAGCCGGAACAGATCCCCGTCGTGTCCAAGGCCTTCCATTGGCAGCCGGTGCGCAGAACATAGAAAATGCCATTGGCGCATTGGCGATCTGGGACGCGGGGTCGACCGCCGCCAAAGCGATGCCGATTTACATACACGGGAAGTAAGGGGGCCAGCATGGCCCATAACTCGTCGGAGATTTCAAAACCGCCGGTCGTGGGATTGGTCGGCGTCGTGGGGCGTGTTTGTTTCCGGTATTTGGTGGGTGTTTTCGCAGTCTTTGCCATTTGGCAACTGTATCAGTAAAGGGGTCTTTAGGATAGGCTCTAAGTGTTCTAGCCGTCTTTCTTCTTTGCCTCTTTCGGCTGGCTCATTTCTATAAATGGCTTGAGGGCATTCATCATGTCTTTAGCGCCTTGTGGATTAGAGAGCAACTGTTGCATAAATAACATTGCAAACTTCTCGCCTGCATCTTCCTTTTTCGGCAGAACAGTCTCGTTGACAATCGCGGTTACTGTGGAAAGTAGTTTTTCCTGGCTACTCGATGTGACTGTCTCGATTGCGTTGGCTCTCTTGTCAATATCATTTAGAAGGTCTTTTGTTCTGTCGTAGAATTCTCGCATCATGGCCTGGGTATTCTCGAAGTTTTTCTTGCTACGCTCCTCCGAGCGATTCGCTGATGCCATTGCGTAGATCGCCAAGATTATGGAGGCGATGCCAACAAATAACGAAAATATCGAGATTGCGTCCATTAGGGTCATCGGTATGCCTTCCAGAGCTATAGCAATGTGACTATCGAACGCATACTCGCCGTCCGCTACGAGCCGCGGCTAGCCCGCTGTAATTCGCAAAGGGTCTCACGGCACAAAATCGAGCCTTGGCGCTCACGGGAGACTCTCCACTATAAAATTATCAAATCTAGGTGCGAAAAAACCTGCGGTTCCAGTCAATTCGCTGGTTTGAAACCAAAGGCCTACTCGCCCTGAGGTTGAACCAGAAATTGTAGCTGATGATACTTGCCTACCATTGATGTAGGCAAAATAGTTTTCGCCTTGCGCTTCTACAGTGATTTCATTTGATGATATATTCTGGAGGTCAAATCCCGCATCGTTTCCGCTGATTTCTGAGCCGGAATGAATTGCCCAACCACCATTGGAGTCGAGAGTTCCAAAAGCTATGCTTCTTTGACCAGGAAGAATGAGTAATCCAATAGCAGAATTATCCGGTTGATATCGAATGATTATTGCGCCATGGGCAACTGCTCTACATGGGAAATTACACGAGTAAGAACTGAGCGGAGAAAGAGTTACCTTTATTCGCAGGTTACCCCAATAGTAACCATCGAGTATAGCTATATGATTCGTTTGATGGTTATTGAATGCGGAGACAACGGTATACTGACCATTGGCCATTCCGAGGTCACCATATAACACTTTCCAAGCCGAATTGATGCCTTTGTCGAAGTCATCAGTGAAAACAGAGCCAATCGGCTGAATTGAGGGTGTTGATGTGAGTGTAACTATTGGAGTGCGTGTATTAGGGGGAGTGCTGGATGGCGCAGTTACAGTTCTTTGAAGAGATGTTTGCGTAGAAATGCTCTCGGTGGCAGCTTGGGCTAAAACTATGCTGGTTGCTTGGGCCTGACGTTCCCCTGTGATTGCCTGCAGTGCAAACCATCCTGTTATGACGGCTGCGAAAATCGCGGCTATTGAGGTTATCACGGCGGCTATAATAATTGCTCGCGATTCGTTCAGTTTCATAGGTTGTACCTTGTCAAATAAAAGCGGGCTAACTTCACTTCACCCGCCCAAATTGCCAATCTGCTTGATGAGTGAGACAAGCGAAAACCCGATCGTCATCGCATCCTTCGTCGCCAGCTTCGGCTCCTGGCCGGCCTCTTCGATGTTGCGGATGTAGAGGTAGGCCGCCCCGACGCCGGCGATGGCCCCCACGATCCCGCCCACGATCAGAGCCTTCACCCGCCAATCCAATTCAGTGCTTTCTTCTTCCATAGCCCGCCTCCGAATTTGCTTTTAGGTGACTGTCACTGGCTCCGAGCGCCTGGTATCTCGCGGCCTTGTAGCCAGGGACAGTCACCTTTACTTGAACGGGATAAAGCGCCGCACGCTCTGCACGAACTGGTCGAAGCCGGCCACGCCGCCTTTGAACTGCAGAACCGGCTCTTCGACGTAGCGCGTCAGACGTTTGACTTCGCTGGCGGCCAGCACGGCGTAGTCCTGAGCAATCTTGAAATACGGCGGCAGTTTGGGGATGACGTAGCCGACGCCATAAGCCAGCCCGCCGAAGAGGATGAGCAGAGGCAAGACGAATACCATGACCTGCAAAATCACAACTACAAGTGAGATATCGGCCCACACTTCTGTAGCGCCACCATTCGATCCCACTGCCGCCGCCACTGCTAACGCGCATATACCGATGAATAACACAAACGCCAAGCCCATCGGAAAATAGATTTGCCAGAATGCTTCGCGCTTGTGAAGCGCTTCGGTGTGCGGGTTGCGGGGGCGTTCGGCGGGAGGGAGTTGGGCGGTCATCGAAAAAGATTTTACCAGATGTCGCAATAACATGTAGGGCGCGGTCGCCGCGCCCCTACGCCTCACCCACACTGCTCAAACGGCTGAGGCCGAATTGCACCACCAAGCCGCCGATGGCGGAGCTGACGGCAATCGCTCCCAACGGCCCCACGAGCCAGGCGATGATTTCAAAGGCGGGCAGGAAGGCGCGGGCGATGAGGGGTAGGGCCAGCAAGAGTCCGGCGACGAGGCCCAGAATCGTGTTGATGAAGAACGAGAACAACGCGCCCCAACCGGAACTCATCCGCCGGGGATCGTCCCAGGTCAGGTTGGCCCAGGGGACGGCCAGACCGACATCCACGGCCATCATCCCTGAGCCAAGCACCATCATGCCGAGCCAGCCGTAAAGCGCGCCAATAACGCTGAAACCGCGCCAGATCGCCATCCCGATCATCAGGGCCGTGCCGATGGCCGTAAACGGCATCAGCGCCGCCAGAAATTTGCCCGCCAATAATTCCCGGCCGGCGAGGGGCGCGGTCTTGAGCAACCACCACGACTTGCCTTCCATGCTGATGCCGGTGGAAGCGATGCGGTTGAAGATCAGAAAGGTGACGGTTAGCACGCCGGCGGCGGCAAAGGCGTTGGAAAAATTCACGCGCCCCTCGGCAAAATTGTTGGCCTGAGCTACAGCGTTGAAACTGCGCGACCCGCCGCCGCCCAGCAAGTTGATGTAGATCACCGGGAGCAAAAACAGCGGCGCGAGGAACTGGGCGAAGTTGCGCAAGTCTCTGGGGATGACGCGCCAATCTTTAAGAGCCAGGGCGAACGAGGCCGGGGCGCTTCCCAGCAGACCGCTCCGGGCCGCCGCCTTTTCGGCCCTCTGCTTGTTTCTGTTAGCACTGCCACTGCTTTGCATCCGCACCCAGCCGCTGGCGTATAACGTGTCGGCCAGCCACACAATAGCGGCGAAAAGCCCGAAGGTCAACAGCAGAAAGCCGGCCATATTCGCAAACGCCGATCCGATCTCACCCACGCCCGCCGCCGCCAACCCGCGCCCGGCCATCAACGGCGGGATCGGCAAATTGATCAGCGAACGGGTTAGTGTCAACAAGGCTTCGAGATTGAATTGATCGCCGAGGAAGGCAAGGCGAGACCAGGAACGCGAGAGGTTGCTGATGAGGCTACAAGTCACGCCGAAGAGGGCGGCGGCCAGGCCCATCACTTCGCGCACGCGGCGGGCCGGGGCAAAGCGGGCGACGACCATCACCAGCAACGCGCCCAGCCCGGCGGGCAGGAGCGGCGTGGCGAGGACGGCAACAAAGGCCAACAGGTAATACAGCAGGCCGTAACGCAGGCCCAGGCCATAGGTAAACAGGGCCGGCATGGCCGTGGCCATGACCAGCACATAGTAGCCCATCATGCCATCCAGAATTTTGCTCATGAAGACGGCGCGGCGATTGACGGGCGCGCTCATCAACAGTTCGAGGTCGTTACTGAGAAACAGGGCGCTGAGGGCCACGCCGAAACTGCTCGCCAGCGAGAGCAGGGTCACAATGCCGAGGATCAACCCCGGCATCAACGGCTCAAGTTGCAGGCGGGGGAAGCGACGCAGGATCGCCCCGGCCCCGTAGCCGAAACCGGAGGCAAAACTGATCATCACCGCCCCAACCGCCAAAAAGAGAACGACGATCAATATCTGGCGGATCAATTTGCGACTGCGAAAGGTGTTCCACTCGACCTGCAGGCGCAAGGTCAATAACAAAAATGTGTCGGCGATCATGACAGCACTTGCGCGATCTCGGCGTACTCTGCGCCGCCGGTGACACTCAGGAAGATGTCTTCCAACGAACCGTGGCCCTCACTGGCCCGCAGTTCGGCCAGCGTGCCGGAGGCCACAATCTCGCCCTGGTTGATGATGATGACCCGGTCGCACATGCGCTCGGCGATTTCCAGAATATGGGTGGAAAAAAACACGGCGGTTCCCCGGTCGCGCAGTTGGCCGAGCATGTCCTTGATCAAACGCGCCGATTTCGGATCAAGGCCAACGGTCGGCTCGTCGAGGAAGAGCACTTGCGGATCGTGGATCAACGCCCCGGCCAGGGCCATCTTTTGTTGCATGCCGTGACTGTAGCCTTCGATCAGATCGCTGGCCGCGTTCGACAACTCGAATAACTTCAGCAATTCGTTGGCGCGCCGTTCGGCGTGCTCTTTCGGCACACGATAGAGGCGGCTGATGAAACGCAGAAACTCCCAGCCGCTGAGTTTGGCATACAGGTTGGGCGCGTCGGGCACGTAGCCAAATGCGGCTTTGGCCTTGACCGGCTCTTTTTGAATGTCGTGGCCGACGATGGCGGCCTGACCGGCGGTGGGTTTGAGCAGGCCGGTGAGCATTTTGAGTGTGGTGGTCTTGCCCGCGCCGTTGGGGCCGAGAAAGCCGACGATCTCGCCGGGGTGAATGGTCAGGTCAACATGTTTGACTGCTTCGTGTTTGCCATACGTCTTTCTCAATCCCCGCGCTTCAATGGCGGGTTGGCCGTTGTTGATCATGGAAGGAAACTCCTCGACCGAAGTATACCTTTCAAACACAAAGCTCTCCAGCCGCGAAGACGCCGCGGCTGGAGAGGCTAATCAATCTCGTTCGGCGAGGAAATTAGTCACCCCAAACGATGCTGAAACGAACTTTGCTCTTCAGATTCTTCATGGTTCTCACCTCCTTTCTATGATGAATTATCCAGGCCAGTCGAGGAACTGGGGAATCAGTCACCCCAAACGATGCTGAAACGAACTTTGCTCTTCAGATTCTTCATGGTTCTCACCTCCTTTCTATGATGAATTATCTAAGCCAGCCGAGGCTCTGCCGAAGGGTCGGCCTCAGCGGATTGCTTCACGATGCCGCCGCGCCACAATGCCCAGGCGCTCACTCCTGTCACAAACAACCCGGCCACAATGATGACCAGTGGCGCACCCAGCGCCGGTTCCAACGCCCCGCCGGCGATTGTGCCCACCAGCACTGCGCCACGCATCAGCGCGCCAAACGCGGCGAAGACACGGGTTCGCAGTTCGGGCGGAGTGTGAAGTTGCAGGAGGGTGCGCGCCGGGATGAGAAAGAGCATGTTGAGGAGGCCGGTCATAAAGTAAGCGATCAGCACCCAGAAGAAATTGGGCCAGGCGCCGATGGAGGCCTCGAACAGGCCGAAGGCCAGCAGGCTGAAGAAGAACAGTCGCTCGCGCGGAAGCCGGGTCGTGAGCGACGGAACCAGCGCCAACCCGATGACGGCCCCCAACGCGATAGCCGCCTCCATCAAGCCGAACCCGGTTGACCCGACTCTCAGCACCGACACAGCCAGCACAATGCCCAGCACCAGTTCCATCGAGCCAAACATAGCGGCCACGACAAGCGTGCCGATAGTGCGGCGGATGATGGGTTGGCCCACGATATGTCCCATGCCTTCTCGAACGCGCACCCAATACGTGACGCGAGCTGGGGCCGCCGCTTCCAGGCGCGGTAATTTCAGCAGGAGGAGGCCGGAGAGTGCGTAACTGGCGGCGTCAATCCAGAAGGCCGAGGCCGGGCCAACGGCGGCTACCAAAATACCGGCCAACCCAACGAAGGCCACTTCTGCGAAACGTTGTGTGAAGAGCATCAAACTGTTGGCCGAGTCCAATCGGTCTGGCGGAATCAATTCCGGGATCACGGACTGGGCCACCGGGTCGTGCAGAAGACGCAAGGCCTCGAGTGCGATCAGCAAGCCGATCAATGCCGGCAGTGAGCGCAGGCCAACGAGGGGGATCAGGGCTACCAGCGGCGCGCGTAGAAGATCGGAGAGGACGAGCAGGCGGCGGCGTTCCTGGTTCTCGGCCCACGCCGAGAGGATGGGGCTGAGGATCAGGGTGGCGGCCAGTTGCACGCCCAGCATCAGCGAAACCCACAGGGCATCCCGCGTCTGCTGATAGACCAGCACCAGCAGAGCGATGCGGTCAATCTGAGTCCCGATCTGTGAGATCAGTGTGGCGTAAAAGAGGCGCGCAAAGCGCCGATCTTGCAAGGCAGTCCAGAGCATTGTTTCATCTTCTCATCGTAGAGTGCTGGCCGATGTTGTATTCACTATATCGGCGTTGCCGCTCTCACTCCAGACCAAAAGGTATTCACTTTTTGCTCATTTGGGGTTGCATGGTGTTCGACCCGGCCCAAGACGCGCCCGGTAACGCTGGCCCGAGGTCATCGGGAGCGGTTGGAGTGTTGTCCAACTTAGAGCAAATTCCGAGTTGATTTACGGGTTCCAGACTTCCGAAGTCTTCAAGACTTCGGAAGTCTGGACGGACGATGCCGTAAACCAATCTGGAAACCGCTCTAGGTT includes the following:
- a CDS encoding transposase, which produces MLAPLLPVYVNRHRFGGGRPRVPDRQCANGIFYVLRTGCQWKALDTTGICSGSTAHLRFQEWVEAGV
- a CDS encoding ABC transporter ATP-binding protein, translating into MINNGQPAIEARGLRKTYGKHEAVKHVDLTIHPGEIVGFLGPNGAGKTTTLKMLTGLLKPTAGQAAIVGHDIQKEPVKAKAAFGYVPDAPNLYAKLSGWEFLRFISRLYRVPKEHAERRANELLKLFELSNAASDLIEGYSHGMQQKMALAGALIHDPQVLFLDEPTVGLDPKSARLIKDMLGQLRDRGTAVFFSTHILEIAERMCDRVIIINQGEIVASGTLAELRASEGHGSLEDIFLSVTGGAEYAEIAQVLS
- a CDS encoding MFS transporter yields the protein MLWTALQDRRFARLFYATLISQIGTQIDRIALLVLVYQQTRDALWVSLMLGVQLAATLILSPILSAWAENQERRRLLVLSDLLRAPLVALIPLVGLRSLPALIGLLIALEALRLLHDPVAQSVIPELIPPDRLDSANSLMLFTQRFAEVAFVGLAGILVAAVGPASAFWIDAASYALSGLLLLKLPRLEAAAPARVTYWVRVREGMGHIVGQPIIRRTIGTLVVAAMFGSMELVLGIVLAVSVLRVGSTGFGLMEAAIALGAVIGLALVPSLTTRLPRERLFFFSLLAFGLFEASIGAWPNFFWVLIAYFMTGLLNMLFLIPARTLLQLHTPPELRTRVFAAFGALMRGAVLVGTIAGGALEPALGAPLVIIVAGLFVTGVSAWALWRGGIVKQSAEADPSAEPRLA